In the Elusimicrobiota bacterium genome, AACCCCTTCTCATGACTCCGGTAAACACCCCACGTTTTTTGTTGGGGTCTTCCCTTTGGGACTTCCTCTATGCCACGGTGCGGGTGGGGCTCTATCTGGGGTTGGGCGCTCTGTTTTTCGGGTTTCGAATGACGAACGCTCGCTGGGGGCCCGCTCTCGTGGTGTTGGCTCTTACCCTTTTCGCTTTCATGGGTCTGGGTGTTTTTTCGGCCGCCTTTATCATGCGGTTTAAGAGAGGGAACCCTGTGCCGTGGTTTATGGAAGCCGCCAGTAACTTGTTGGGGGGAGTGTTTTTCCCGTTGGTGGCTCTTCCCGTAGGCCTACAAACAGCGGCTCAATTCATCCCTATGACACATGCCTTGGAAGGCCTTCGGAAGGCTCTTTTAATGGGGGCGGGATGGACTGACGTGGCTCCCCAATTAATGGCTCTCGCCCTGTTTGTTGTGGTGTTGTGGCCCATTGGGATATTGGTTTTTGGTCGTTCCATTCGTCGCGCGCGCGCCGATGGATCGCTTGGACATTACTGACCTGGAGGTCCGATGAAAAAAATGGTGGGCGTTTTGGGTGTTGTCATTCTCTCGGCCGTTGTTTCAATGGCCGCGGAAGGGCGTTGGGCTGTGGTATTGGATAAGACCACGGGCAAGGAGAAAGCGCAACTGCAAACGGAGTCCAAAATAGTTTTGAAAGAGATTTCAATCGAAAGGGTTCGGGAATATGCCCCTGTGGCCTATGAGAAGGTTCGGGAACGGAAACGGAAAAAGAAAGCCATGCAGCGCGGAGTCCGATTCACACGTCTGACCGCCAAGGATATTTCCGCCACTCCCTTGGACGGGGGGCGCCTTCTCGTTCTGCAAGAACAAGTCATTGCCATGCCTCCCCAACCGGATGTTCCGACCGGGGACCCTCTTGAATTGAAGGAGGGAGACCATCGGGAAGCCGAGAAGAACACTATTTTTGTAACTGTATTTGATTCAACTGGGAAGGTTCTGTGGTCACGTAAATTCGGACCCCTTTCCGGGCGCCTTCCCGTTCATCGAGACTATTGGGCTCTCCCGGCCGTGCCGACGCCCGCTGTTGCCACTGATTCCGGAAATGTTCAAGGGTCAATTAGCGAATCCAAAAGTGAGTAATGGGGGGGGAATGCCCCCCGGTGGGGTGCCTTCCGGTGGATGGAGATAAACCTGTTCTCCTTTACGATGGGGATTGTGGTCTTTGTCGGCGTGTGGTTGGGTGGATTCGCGGACGGGCAGGGGACCGCATTATTTATCTTCGCAATAAAACGGCTGTTCAGAAGTTCCCGGACTTGCACCCCCCTACGCCTCTCTCCACTTCGGTCATCCTCTTGGATGCGAATGGATCCTTTCATCAAGGCATGGGTGTTTTATTTAAAATTTTCGCTTTATGGGGGACGCCTTTTCTTTGGAACTTGTCTCGATCGTCTGGGGTTTTTAGGTGGGGGAGTGAAAGGCTCTATCGAATCCTGGCGGTCTTGAGGCCATTTATTTCCAAAGTTTTGGATGTTTTGTTGGGCCCACCGCCGGAGGATTTATGAGTGATTCTCCCTTTCATCCCGCAAAATTGCCGATCCTTTTGATCGTGGGACCCACGGGGTCAGGAAAATCGGATGTGGCGGTGGAAGTGGCTCGGCGGTTAGCGGCCGAGGTTATCTCCGTGGATTCCCGTCAGGTTTATCGGGGATTAAGTATCGGTACCGCTAAACCGGAAGGGGAATGGATTCAAACCCCACAAGGGCCCCGTTTCATCGTTCAGGGGATAGTTCATCATTTAATTGACCACGTGTCCCCAGCGGAGCCTTACACGGCCGGACGGTTCGCTCAAGAAGCGTCTGGTGTTCTTACCGAGCTGGTTCGGCGTGAAATACCTGTGGTGATGGTGGGGGGAACAGGGCTCTATTTTAGGGGCCTGGTGCGCGGATTAGCCCCCCTACCCCCGGGCGACCCCATAATAAGAAAAAAACTTAACAATCAGGCAAGTCTGGGGGGGCGCGAGGCTCTGCATCGGGAGCTTGCCCGAGTGGATCCGGCGGCGGCCCATCTGATCCCGCCCAATAACATCCAGCGGGTTATTCGTGCTCTTGAAGTGTATTTGATTACCGGAAGGCCTCTTTCGGATCTCCAAAAAGAAGGAACGCACCCTTCCCCTTTAGACTACCTTTGGTTTGGACTTCGTTGGAATCCTCAGATCTACGATAAGAGACTCAAAATCCGTTGCGCGGGGATGGAGGAGGGGATATTGGCTGAAACCAGGACCCTCTTGACGAGCGGAATACCCTTGTCTGCCCCCGCTTTTCAGTCATTAGGATACCGAGACGCCATGGCCCACATCAAAGGAGACCTTTCGCGGGAGGCGTTTAGCCAATGTTTATATAAACAGACCCGTTCCTATGTTAAGCGCCAGAACACCTGGTTTCGCAGTGAACCAGGGATCACCTGGCTGGACGTGGACTCCCCCTTCGAGCCAAGGAAGCTCGCGGAACGATTGCTCTCTGATCAGAGAATACGTCACCCGATCAGGGAGGGCTGAGGTTATTCGTTTGGTGGGGTCTCTATTTTTCTCTTTATTTTATCTTTGTTGTCTTCATAAAATTTACGAATGTTGTCTACGTTATCCAGGATCAGCTTGGCTTTGGTTAAGCCAAAGGTCATGCCAAACCGATCCTCCTCGCTTGTTTTAAGACTGATCACTACGTTTCCTTTGAATTCGCCAATTGTGAACAATGAAGTCTCCTTCCCATTGAAGTTGTCGTAACCCTACTCTATCTCAGCTCCGGCATTCATTGCAATGATCCCTGTCATATGGGGAAAATGCAACTTCACAGCCATTGTCATCTCTACGTAAGAACACTACAAAAAATTAGCCGAAAAATCAGATGCGATGATAGGCACCCCCTAAATCAAAAAATTGGACGAACACTTTTTCATGAAATAGGGTGACACGTTGGGTATAAAAAACATCAAAATAAACACAACGCCAAGAAAAATGATTTATTTGATAAACATGGTTAGATTTGAAATTAAAAACACTGATTATTAACTACTTTGATATTTAATGTGATTCTTATTATTCTTGTTATATTTTTGGTGTCCGTGCCTTATTATTTAACATAATATATATTATCGGACATAATAAATAGGAGTGATTTGCTCTGTTTTTGTGGATAGAATCAGATCGTTAATTCTATTTCGAGAAAGATTTGGCGAGCGTCTTTCCTGATTCAAGACCCGGCAGCGTGGCTCGGTATTGGGTTCCTTTTCCTGAGCCGGATCGCGAAGCTAATCCTTCTCTTTCAAGGCGCTCGAACGATCTGGAAAGCCTTCGAAGTCCAGCGAATCCCGACATTCGGAGGTCTTCGGCCATTCGGGTCACCGGTACTTCGGATCGACCAAGAAGGCTGTTGTAGCCGTAAAGGAGGAGCAGGAGGGCATTGGAAAGGCGCTGAAGAACCTCGCCTCGGGGTGGCAGGACCCGCAAACGGACTGTCCTTTGACCCCGGTCTACATCGTAGACGGGGTGTTCTGTTTCGGCCTTTTCTGGATTTTGTGGGCCGGGAATGCGCCTGGTCTCCATTGCCGACTCTTTGAGTAGCCAAATCTTAGCTTCCTCTAGCCTGGCCTCGACCGCTTCTCTAGTTCCCTCTGCTTCGAATTCCCGCTCCCCGATCTTGATCTTGACCCGTAGATTATCCACCGTTATCCCCCGTTTTTCTGCGCACGCTGAGGCCAGAAAAATGCGATGTTTCGTATTTATTGAACACGTATTGTACTATTACGCACCGTCGTCGAATAGGGGCCGCCTTGTCATGATTTCGTCTGGGCGAGATTTTGTCGTCAAAGAAAGCTTCTGGTCGTTTACAATAAATTTACAACTTCTTTAGGGGATCTTAAGGCCCAATTCGTAGGATAGGGCTATGGAAACCATGCGAGAGAAGGGAGGCCCTATGGAGCGATCGATTCATTCTGAAGGTGTCTGTGTGCATTGTGCCGGTGAACGAGTTGCCTTTCTTTGGGCGAAGGATTCCAACCAGGAAGGACGTTGGGTGATCAATGAAGCAGTTAACCCCAATGAGAAATCTTTAAATTCTTGCGATTGTAATTCCAATTAGCTTCCGCGTATCCCGCCACCTTTTCTCCCCCATGTGCGGCTCAGGTTTTCGCGTTCTTCTGGGCGCCATGTTTTTCTTGCTCCATGTTCCAGGGGCGTATGCTGTTGAATCTAATTTTTGGCAGGATCGACGTTCGCGTTCTTCTGAAAGGCTCAAATCCCCCCCCACCCCATTCCTGGCGTCCACTTCGTTCGTCTCTTCCGCTGGCGATCTCGTCCCGGGACGTTTCTCCTCCCCGCTGTTTTTAGGACCATCGGAGCGGTCTTATCGTTCGAGTTCTGGTTTAGGCGGTCTCTCTTCAGGGAAATCGGAAAAAATTGAATGGATCACTTCTTCCCTTGCGGCGTACGGGGACATTCGGGAAGTTTTTCAATCCTCAAATCCTGCGGCCCCCATGGTTATTCATTTGCAGGATATTCATGATATTGAAGAAGCTCAGCGTAATCTCGCGGGGATCTTGGACGCATTGCAGCGAGAGGGTGGGGTGGATTTTGTGGGACTGGAAGGGGCTGTTGGTCCCTTTCATCTCGAACCTTACCGGGCCTCCCCTTTCCCGGATGTGACCAAAACCATGGCGGATGCCTTTTTGAAACTGGGGTATTTATCCGGGCCTGAAGTTGCCGCTATTACCGCAAAAAAAGTTCCATTTCTTTGGGGTGTGGAAGATTTAGGGTTGTATGGGGATCATATTAAGGCGTTCCAGGAGTCTGAAGATCATCGGTCATCCCTTAGGGAGTCTTTCAATCGGGTATCTTTTGACTTGAACGAAGCTCAGGAACGGTTCTATTCTCCTGAACTCCGGGCCCTGGAAAACCACCGGAAGGCCTATCAGTCTAATCGTGAACCCTTGACGTCTTTTGTTGACCACCTTTGGAGGGTGGGGACGTTTAATGAAATAGATTTCCCCAATATTTCACTCCTCCTCCGTTCCATGGATTGGGAGAAAAAACTGGACTTAAAAATTGTTGAAAAGGAAAGAGCGGAGTTTGTTAAGGAAATCACCCGTAAGGTCCCAGAGGCGGCTCTGGTTGTCTTAATTCAAAAAAGTGCGGATTACCGGAAAGGATCACTTCCTTACGGTGCTTATTATAGGTTCCTCCAGCCGTTTTGCCTTGCCAACGGGATTTCGGTTGCGTCGTACACCAACTTTAATAACTACATTTCATACGTTCTTTTGGCGGAACGGATCCAGAGGGAAGCCCTTATTGATGAATTGGAATCCCTAGACCTCGCCGCGGACTCTCTTCTTGCCAGAACTCCTGAACAGAAATTCCTGGTAGCCGCCCGCCGATCTTTGGGTCGGGTGGATCAACTGATTTCTCACAAACTTTCCCCCTCCGAGTGGTACCGCTACCAGAAAGACCGGAAGTTTTTGGAAAAGATTCCGGGTGAACTTTCGTTACTTCTTGGACGTCCCCTTGATGGGGTGAATAGCCTAACGCTGGAGAGCCTCGCTCCATTTGAAAAATTCTGTGAGCGAGCCTTGGATCGGAACAAGTCCCTTGTGGAAAATCTTTTGGAGAAAATGAAATCAGAGGGTCGTTCATCAGGGGTCCTTGTGGCCGGAGGTTTCCATACAGAGGGAATGGTTCGTCTGCTGAGGCAAAAGGGGGTTTCGTTTGTTGTGGTGACCCCGCGGTTATCCAGGGTCCCAGAGGGAGGCAGTCCCTTGGATGTGTTTAGTCG is a window encoding:
- a CDS encoding ABC transporter permease — encoded protein: MPARTLWAFFRRDALIHTSYKVGFFVDLGGVFFTAATYYFVSRVFGSAASPFLEKYGGDYFAFVLIGVAFAAYQNVGLNSFSQSLRQEQFLNTLEPLLMTPVNTPRFLLGSSLWDFLYATVRVGLYLGLGALFFGFRMTNARWGPALVVLALTLFAFMGLGVFSAAFIMRFKRGNPVPWFMEAASNLLGGVFFPLVALPVGLQTAAQFIPMTHALEGLRKALLMGAGWTDVAPQLMALALFVVVLWPIGILVFGRSIRRARADGSLGHY
- a CDS encoding phage DNA packaging protein J (One member of this family is encoded by phage DNA commonly used as a positive control for DNA sequencing instruments.), whose translation is MTLEHFRNQWQQRASARPGEPNSLDEREGARKGVRIYVTTEPSQLNQIQLQK
- a CDS encoding DUF393 domain-containing protein, with the translated sequence MGCLPVDGDKPVLLYDGDCGLCRRVVGWIRGRAGDRIIYLRNKTAVQKFPDLHPPTPLSTSVILLDANGSFHQGMGVLFKIFALWGTPFLWNLSRSSGVFRWGSERLYRILAVLRPFISKVLDVLLGPPPEDL
- the miaA gene encoding tRNA (adenosine(37)-N6)-dimethylallyltransferase MiaA codes for the protein MSDSPFHPAKLPILLIVGPTGSGKSDVAVEVARRLAAEVISVDSRQVYRGLSIGTAKPEGEWIQTPQGPRFIVQGIVHHLIDHVSPAEPYTAGRFAQEASGVLTELVRREIPVVMVGGTGLYFRGLVRGLAPLPPGDPIIRKKLNNQASLGGREALHRELARVDPAAAHLIPPNNIQRVIRALEVYLITGRPLSDLQKEGTHPSPLDYLWFGLRWNPQIYDKRLKIRCAGMEEGILAETRTLLTSGIPLSAPAFQSLGYRDAMAHIKGDLSREAFSQCLYKQTRSYVKRQNTWFRSEPGITWLDVDSPFEPRKLAERLLSDQRIRHPIREG